A part of Entelurus aequoreus isolate RoL-2023_Sb linkage group LG10, RoL_Eaeq_v1.1, whole genome shotgun sequence genomic DNA contains:
- the LOC133659184 gene encoding olfactory receptor 10J4-like, with product MFGVMDAEFNGTFITLGGFVEMDKYRYIYFFILLTFYFLILCTNCTIICLIWIHRNLHEPMYIFIAALSLNSLLFSTVIYPKLFFDVLSKKQIIVHSACMFQYFLYYSFGLSDFLLLSAMSYDRYVSICKPLQYPTIMGKRTVIVLLTLAWLLPACVGVPLTIFISKQKLCDYTTKGILCNNTILKLHCVKSTFVTLYGLFVMVSLADVPVMFILFTYIKIFIITYHRCAEVRKKAAETCLPHLMVLFIFTCLCLFNVIIARLESDLPKIVRLIMTVQILVYNPLFNPIIYGVKMKEIWKHIKGLFYPLVN from the coding sequence ATGTTTGGTGTGATGGATGCTgaattcaatggaacatttataaCTCTTGGTGGCTTTGTAGAAATGGACAAGTATAGATATATTTACTTTTTCATCTTGTTGACATTTTATTTTCTCATCCTCTGCACTAACTGCACCATTATATGTCTGATCTGGATCCACAGGAACCTTCATGAGCCTATGTACATTTTCATTGCAGCTTTGTCTCTCAACTCTCTTTTGTTTAGCACTGTTATCTACCCCAAACTTTTCTTTGATGTTTTATCCAAAAAACAGATCATTGTTCATTCTGCTTGTATGTTTCAATATTTTCTCTATTATTCTTTTGGTCTTTCAGACTTCTTACTGCTGTCAGCCATGTCTTATGACAGGTATGTGTCTATCTGTAAACCTCTGCAGTATCCAACTATCATGGGAAAAAGAACTGTTATTGTCCTCTTGACTTTGGCCTGGCTTCTACCTGCATGTGTGGGTGTACCGTTAACTATATTTATTTCTAAACAAAAACTCTGTGACTATACAACAAAGGGTATTTTATGTAACAACACAATTCTTAAGCTTCACTGTGTAAAATCAACATTTGTTACCCTTTATGGTTTGTTTGTAATGGTGAGTTTGGCTGATGTTCCTGTGATGTTCATCCTTTTTACGtacataaaaatatttataataacgTATCACAGGTGTGCAGAAGTCAGGAAAAAAGCGGCAGAGACATGTTTACCTCACCTGATGGTTTTATTCATCTTCACTTGTTTGTGTCTGTTTAATGTCATCATTGCTCGATTGGAGTCAGATCTTCCAAAAATTGTACGTTTAATAATGACCGTACAAATACTTGTGTATAATCCTCTGTTTAATCCAATCATTTATGGAGTGAAAATGAAGGAAATCTGGAAACACATCAAGGGATTGTTTTATCCACTGGTGAACTAA
- the LOC133658070 gene encoding olfactory receptor 10J4-like, giving the protein MYVFTDLMDAEFNGTLITLGGFVEMDKYRYLYFVILLTLYILILCTNCTIICLIWIHRNLHEPMYIFIAALSLNSLLFSTALYPKLFFDVLSQKQTISYPACLIQYYLYYSFGASDFLLLSAMSYDRYVSICKPLQYPTIMGRRTVIVLLTLAWFLPASEVVVPTVVNSQQQLCYFTTKGIFCNNTMFKLHCVKSTFLAFYGLFAMMSFGVVPVMFILFTYIKIFIITYHSCAEVRKKAAETCLPHLMVLFSFSCLSLFDIIIARLESDLPKFVGLIMTLQILVYNPLFNPIIYGVKMKEIWKHIKRLFCAYD; this is encoded by the exons atgtatgtttttaca GACTTGATGGATGCGGAATTCAATGGAACATTAATAACTCTTGGTGGCTTTGTAGAAATGGACAAGTATAGATATCTTTACTTTGTCATCTTGTTGACATTATATATTCTCATCCTCTGCACTAACTGCACCATTATATGTCTAATCTGGATCCACAGGAACCTTCATGAGCCTATGTACATTTTCATTGCAGCTTTGTCACTCAACTCTCTTTTGTTTAGCACTGCTCTCTACCCCAAACTTTTCTTTGACGTCTTATCTCAAAAACAGACAATTTCTTATCCTGCTTGTCTAATTCAATATTATCTCTATTATTCTTTTGGTGCTTCAGACTTCTTACTGCTGTCAGCCATGTCTTATGACAGGTATGTGTCTATCTGCAAACCTCTGCAGTATCCAACTATCATGGGAAGAAGAACTGTTATTGTCCTCTTGACTTTGGCCTGGTTTCTACCTGCATCTGAGGTTGTAGTGCCAACTGTGGTTAATTCTCAACAACAACTTTGTTACTTTACAACAAAAGGCATTTTTTGTAACAATACAATGTTTAAGCTTCACTGTGTAAAATCAACATTTCTTGCCTTTTATGGTTTGTTTGCAATGATGAGTTTTGGTGTTGTTCCTGTGATGTTCATCCTTTTTACGTACATAAAGATATTCATAATAACTTATCACAGTTGTGCAGAAGTCAGGAAAAAAGCGGCAGAGACATGTTTACCTCACCTGATGGTTTTATTCAGCTTCTCTTGTTTGAGTCTGTTTGATATCATCATTGCTCGATTGGAGTCAGATCTTCCAAAATTTGTAGGTTTAATAATGACTTTACAAATACTTGTGTATAATCCTCTGTTCAATCCAATCATTTATGGAGTGAAAATGAAAGAAATCTGGAAACACATCAAGAGATTGTT ttgtgcatatgac
- the LOC133658071 gene encoding olfactory receptor 10J4-like: MDAEFNGTFITLGGFVEMDKFRYLYFVILLTLYILILCTNCTIICLIWIHRNLHEPMYIFIAALSLNSLLFSTAIYPKLFIDVLSQKQTISYPACLFQYFLYYSFGASDFLLLSAMSYDRYVSICKPLQYPTIMGKRTVVVLLTLAWFLPACELVVPTVISSQHKLCDFTTKGIFCNNTMLKLHCEKSAFLTFYGLFIMMNLVVSPVMFILFTYIKIFIVTYHSCAEVRKKAAETCLPHLMVLFSFSCLCLFDVIIARLESGLPKFVRLIMALQILVYNPLFNPIIYGVKMKEIWKHMKRLFYQLVH; encoded by the coding sequence ATGGATGCTgaattcaatggaacatttataaCTCTTGGTGGCTTTGTAGAAATGGACAAGTTTAGATATCTTTACTTTGTCATCTTGTTGACATTATATATTCTCATCCTCTGCACTAACTGCACCATTATATGTCTAATCTGGATCCACAGGAACCTTCATGAGCCTATGTACATTTTCATTGCAGCTTTGTCACTCAACTCTCTTTTGTTTAGCACTGCTATCTACCCCAAACTTTTCATTGATGTCTTATCTCAAAAACAGACCATCTCTTATCCTGCTTGTCTGTTTCAATATTTTCTCTATTATTCTTTTGGTGCTTCAGACTTCTTACTGCTGTCAGCCATGTCTTATGACAGGTATGTGTCTATCTGCAAACCTCTGCAGTATCCAACTATCATGGGAAAAAGAACTGTTGTTGTCCTCTTGACTTTGGCCTGGTTTCTACCTGCATGTGAGCTTGTAGTGCCAACTGTGATTAGTTCTCAACATAAACTTTGTGACTTTACAACAAAAGGCATTTTTTGTAACAATACAATGTTGAAGCTTCACTGTGAAAAATCAGCATTTCTTACCTTTTATGGTTTGTTTATCATGATGAATCTTGTTGTTTCTCCTGTGATGTTCATCCTTTTTACGTACATAAAGATATTTATAGTAACTTATCACAGTTGTGCAGAAGTCAGGAAAAAAGCGGCAGAGACATGTTTACCTCACCTGATGGTTTTATTCAGCTTCTCTTGTTTGTGTCTGTTTGATGTCATCATTGCTCGATTGGAGTCAGGTCTTCCAAAATTTGTACGTTTAATAATGGCTTTACAAATACTTGTGTATAATCCTCTGTTCAATCCAATCATTTATGGAGTGAAAATGAAAGAAATCTGGAAACACATGAAGAGATTGTTttatcaactggtgcactaa
- the LOC133658072 gene encoding olfactory receptor 10J4-like, with product MDAEFNGTFITLGGFVEMDKFRYLYFIILLTLYILILCTNCTIICLICIYRNLHEPMYIFIAALSLNSLLFSTAIYPKLFIDVLSQKQTISYPACMFQHFLYYSFGVSDFLLLSAMSYDRYVSICKPLQYPTIMGRRTVIVLLTLAWFLPACEVGVPTVISSQQKLCDFTTKGIFCNNTIFKLHCVKSTFLAFYGLFAMMSFAVVPVMFILFTYIKIFIITYHRCAEVRKKAAETCLPHLMVLFIFSCLSLFDIIIARLESGLPKCVRLIMTLQILVYNPLFNPIIYGVKMKEIWKHIKRLFYQLVH from the coding sequence ATGGATGCTgaattcaatggaacatttataaCTCTTGGTGGCTTTGTAGAAATGGACAAGTTTAGATATCTTTACTTCATCATCTTGTTGACATTATATATTCTCATCCTCTGCACTAACTGCACCATTATATGTCTGATCTGCATTTACAGGAACCTTCATGAGCCTATGTACATTTTCATTGCAGCTTTGTCACTCAACTCTCTTTTGTTTAGCACTGCTATCTACCCCAAACTTTTCATTGACGTCTTATCTCAAAAACAGACAATTTCTTATCCTGCTTGTATGTTTCAACATTTTCTCTATTATTCTTTTGGTGTTTCAGACTTCTTACTGCTGTCAGCCATGTCTTATGACAGGTATGTGTCTATCTGCAAACCTCTGCAGTATCCAACTATCATGGGAAGAAGAACTGTTATTGTCCTCTTGACTTTGGCCTGGTTTCTACCTGCATGTGAGGTTGGAGTGCCAACTGTGATTAGTTCTCAACAAAAACTTTGTGACTTTACAACAAAAGGCATTTTTTGTAACAATACAATTTTTAAGCTTCACTGTGTAAAATCAACATTTCTTGCCTTTTATGGTTTGTTTGCAATGATGAGTTTTGCTGTTGTTCCTGTGATGTTCATCCTTTTTACGTACATAAAGATATTTATAATAACTTATCACAGGTGTGCAGAAGTCAGGAAAAAAGCGGCAGAGACATGTTTACCTCACCTGATGGTTTTATTCATCTTCTCTTGTTTGAGTCTGTTTGATATCATCATTGCTCGATTGGAGTCAGGTCTTCCAAAATGTGTACGTTTAATAATGACTTTACAAATACTTGTGTATAATCCTCTGTTCAATCCAATCATTTATGGAGTGAAAATGAAAGAAATCTGGAAGCACATCAAGAGATTGTTttatcaactggtgcactaa